A stretch of Lathyrus oleraceus cultivar Zhongwan6 chromosome 6, CAAS_Psat_ZW6_1.0, whole genome shotgun sequence DNA encodes these proteins:
- the LOC127098494 gene encoding probable pectinesterase/pectinesterase inhibitor 61, which produces MDFDRLGPSDPGGSSRSTAPLTNSAASNSNQKSKKKLIMLSILAAVLIIASAISAALITVVRSRASDSQNASNLRAKPTQAISRTCSKTRFPTLCINSLLDFPGSTSASEQELVHISFNMTHRHISKALFASSGLSYTVADTKVSAAYEDCLELMDESMDAIKLSMDSLMTMSSTSSRDDQQIGLAGSNEDVMTWLSAALTNQDTCLEGFEDTTGTVKDQMVGNLKDLSELVSNSLAIFSGSSDGDFTGVPIQNKRRLMGIDDKKHDRDVVVGDISREFPEWLQKRDRRLLSLPVSEIQADIVVSKSGGDGTVKTIAEAIKIAPEHSSRRFIIYVRGGRYEENNLKIGKKKTNIMFIGDGKGKTVITGRKSVADGMTTFHTASFAASGAGFMARDITFENYAGPEKHQAVALRVGADHAVVYRCNIVGYQDSCYVHSNRQFYRECSIYGTVDFIFGNAAVVFQKCNIYARKPMAQQKNTITAQNRKDPNQNTGISIHDCRILPAPELAASKGSIETYLGRPWKMYARTVYMLSYMSDHVHPHGWLEWNGEFALKSLYYGEYMNYGPGAAIGQRVKWPGYRVITSTVEANRYTVAQFISGSSWLPSTGVAFLAGLST; this is translated from the exons ATGGACTTTGATAGACTTGGTCCGTCCGATCCCGGTGGTTCATCACGGTCCACCGCCCCTCTAACAAACTCCGCCGCATCGAATTCTAATcaaaaaagcaaaaagaaacTCATCATGCTTTCAATCCTCGCCGCGGTTTTAATCATCGCCTCCGCCATCTCCGCCGCACTCATCACCGTCGTCCGTTCCCGCGCTTCCGATAGTCAAAACGCTTCAAACCTCCGCGCCAAACCAACTCAAGCAATCTCCCGAACCTGCAGCAAGACGAGATTCCCCACACTTTGCATCAACTCCCTCCTCGACTTCCCCGGCTCCACCTCCGCTTCCGAGCAAGAACTAGTTCATATATCATTCAACATGACACACCGCCACATCAGCAAGGCACTCTTCGCCTCGTCGGGTCTCTCGTACACAGTCGCAGACACTAAAGTTAGCGCTGCATACGAGGATTGCCTCGAACTAATGGATGAGTCCATGGACGCGATAAAGCTCTCCATGGACTCGCTCATGACCATGTCCTCGACTTCATCCCGCGACGATCAACAAATCGGACTCGCGGGATCAAACGAGGACGTCATGACGTGGCTCAGCGCCGCGCTAACAAACCAAGACACGTGTTTGGAGGGATTTGAAGACACTACCGGCACCGTTAAGGATCAGATGGTTGGTAACTTGAAGGACCTGTCGGAACTCGTGAGTAATTCTCTAGCGATATTTTCCGGGAGTAGTGACGGTGATTTCACGGGAGTGCCGATACAGAACAAAAGAAGATTAATGGGAATTGATGATAAAAAGCATGATCGTGATGTTGTTGTCGGTGATATCTCGCGAGAATTTCCGGAATGGCTTCAGAAACGAGATAGGAGATTGTTGAGTTTACCGGTATCGGAGATACAAGCTGATATCGTCGTTTCAAAGAGTGGCGGCGATGGCACGGTGAAGACAATTGCCGAAGCTATTAAGATTGCGCCGGAACATAGTAGCCGTCGATTCATAATCTACGTGAGGGGAGGGAG ATATGAAGAGAATAATTTAAAGATAGGAAAAAAGAAGACCAATATCATGTTTATAGGAGATGGGAAGGGCAAAACTGTCATTACAGGAAGAAAAAGTGTAGCAGATGGCATGACCACTTTCCACACCGCTTCCTTTG CTGCTAGTGGTGCTGGATTCATGGCACGTGATATTACATTTGAGAATTATGCTGGACCGGAGAAGCACCAGGCAGTGGCGCTCCGTGTCGGAGCCGATCACGCGGTGGTGTACCGCTGCAACATTGTGGGGTATCAAGACTCGTGCTATGTCCACTCCAACCGTCAATTCTACCGTGAATGTAGTATCTATGGCACGGTCGATTTTATATTCGGAAATGCTGCGgtagtttttcaaaaatgtaACATTTATGCACGCAAGCCCATGGCCCAACAAAAGAACACAATCACAGCACAAAATAGAAAAGACCCGAATCAAAATACGGGTATATCCATTCATGATTGTCGGATCCTGCCTGCCCCGGAGCTCGCCGCATCAAAGGGCAGCATCGAAACGTATCTGGGCCGTCCATGGAAAATGTACGCTAGGACCGTTTATATGTTGTCCTACATGAGTGATCACGTGCATCCGCATGGATGGTTAGAATGGAACGGAGAATTTGCTTTAAAAAGTTTGTATTATGGTGAGTACATGAATTATGGGCCCGGTGCAGCCATCGGACAACGGGTCAAATGGCCCGGGTACCGGGTCATTACTTCAACGGTGGAGGCCAATAGATACACGGTGGCCCAATTCATCTCCGGTTCATCGTGGTTACCATCGACAGGCGTGGCATTTTTGGCCGGTTTATCCACTTGA